The Methylomonas montana DNA window TCGTTGACCCAGTTGACGCCGGCTTTCTCGGCGACTTTTTGCATGCGGTGCGGCAAACCTTTAAATCTTCTCAGCGCGTCGCACATGGCCGTGATGCTCAGCCCCACGGCCGTGCCCAGGGCCAGAGCCGCTAGTGCATTGGCGATGTTATGGGTGCCTTCCAGACGCAGTTTGCTGGCGGCCATTAAGGCTTGTTCGCCGTGCATCAAGGTGTCGGTTTCGCTACGGCGCAAATAAAAGTCGGCTGGGCCTTGGGTGGAAAATGTCAGCGATTGCCGGCCGTCGGATTGCATCGCCATGACCATCGCGTCGTCGGCGTTTAACACCATCACGCCGTTGCCACGGAAGATACGTTGTTTTTCGGCCGCATAGCCATCCATGCCGTCGTGGCGATCCAGATGGTCCGGACTGATGTTCAGGACTGTTGCGGCCCTGGCGTTTAAGGCCGTGGTGCGCTCCAGTTGAAAACTGGACAATTCCAATACATACAGCTCGGCGTTCTGTTGTAGCAGATCGAGTGCCGGGGTGCCGAGATTGCCGCCGATCGCGGTTTTCACGCCGGCCGCGTTACCCATCTCGCCGAGCATGGTCGTGACGGTGCTTTTACCGTTGGAACCGGTGATGGCAACGATTGGCTTAGAGGTGGCACAAGCGAACAAATCGATGTCGCTGATCACCGTGACGCCAGCCTGCATGGCTTTATGGATGGCCGTTTCGTTTAGCGACACGCCTGGACTGACCAATAAATGGGTGGCGACATCAAAGGCCGGTTGGTCGAAACCGCCGGAAAACACCGGCACATCCGGCATTTGTTCGCGTAAATTGTCGATCAGCGGCGGGGATTTACGGCTATCGATCACCGCGAATTTAATCGGGGTTTTTTGTAAAAATTGCGCGGCAGAATAACCGGTAGCGCCCAGGCCGACGATTAACAGCCGGGCGCTAGCCGGATTCAGTTTGAAAAGGGTTTCCAGATTGCCGAGTAAATCTGCGGTGTCCATGGCTATCTCAGTTTCAATGTGGCCAGACCGATCAATACCAGGATGACCGAGATGATCCAAAAACGCACAATGATGCGCGGCTCCGGCCAGCCTTTTAGTTCGTAATGATGGTGGATGGGCGCCATCAGAAACACCCGCTTTTTGCGGGTTTTGTAAGAGGCGACCTGGATAATGACCGAGATGGTTTCCATCACAAAAATGCCGCCCATGATCACCAGGACGACTTCTTGTCTGACTAGTACCGCGACGATACCCAACGCGGCGCCCAGCGCCAACGCGCCGACATCGCCCATGAATACCATGGCCGGATAGGCGTTAAACCACAAAAAGCCCAGGCCGGAACCGACCAGGGCCGCGCAAAACACCACCAGTTCGCCAGCCTTGGGAATATGCGGGATGGCTAGGTATTGTGAGAAATTAACGTGGCCGGACAAATAGGCAAAAATCGCCAGCGCGGCGGCGATCATCACGGTCGGCATGATGGCCAGACCATCCAGGCCGTCGGTCAGGTTGACCGCGTTGCTGGAGCCGACGATGACGAAATAGGTCAGCACGACATAGCCCCAACCAAGGTCCAGCGTGACGTTTTTGAAGAAAGGGATGATGAATTGGGTTTCTGCGGCGACCTGAGCCGTGCTATAGAGGTAAAGAGCCGCGCCTAACGCCACGACCGATTGCCAGAAATATTTGGCTTTGGCCGACAGGCCATCGCTATTGCCGAGCAGCACTTTTTTATAGTCGTCGATAAAGCCGATCACGCCGTGCGCCAGCGTGACCAGTAACACCACCCAGATGTAGCGATTATTCAAGTCGGCGCACAGCAGGGTGCTGATCGCCACCGCAAATAAAATCATCGCTCCGCCCATGGTCGGGGTGCCGGATTTGGAAAAATGGCTTTGCGGACCGTCGTCGCGAACGCTTTGGCCGATTTTTTTGCGCGTCAGTTTTTCGATCATGGCCGGACCGATCATCAAGGAAATGACCAGCGCGGTCAGCACGCCCAGAATGGCGCGGAAGGTCAGGTAATGCAGTACCCTGAAGCCGCTATCGATATTGGTTAAAAAGTCTGCGAGTAAAAGTAACATTATGCTGCTCTGAAATTGTTAACCATCGCCGCCACTACGTTTTCCATTTTCTGGGCGCGTGAGCCTTTGACTAATATGGTTTCCTTGCCGGTGACGGCCGCCGTCAAGGCATCGATTAATTGTTGCTGATTGTCGAAGAACTGGCCGCCTGCGCCGAAGCTCTCGACGGCATGTTTGGCAAGGGCGCCGGTGGCGAACAGGCGCTTGACCGGTTTGGCCTTGATCAATTCGCCCATTTCCCGATGTATGGCCGGACTGTCCGGACCGAGTTCGCCGAAAGCGCCCAAAGCCAGCCAAGCTTCGCCGCTGCAACCATCCAGTGCGTCTAGCGCGGCTTTCAATGAGGCCGGGTTGGCGTTGTAGGTGTCGTCGATGACGATATTGCCTTTCTGGCCCAATAAGGGCTGCATTCGGCCAGTGACCGGCTTGAGCTGTTCCAGGGCGTGCCTGATGTCTTGTAGGCTGATGCCGAATTGCAGTGCAACCGTGGCGGCCGCCAAGGCGTTTTTGACATTGTGGGCGCCGGCCAGGTGTAGTTGTATCGGTAAGGTGTCGGTGGCTGTCTTCAAGTCGAATCGCGTTGAAAACCCTTCGCTGGCCAAGCTGGTCGCTATGTTTTCCGCGCGGACGTCGGCGGCATTACTAAAACCGAAACTGATGGTTTGGCGCTTGCCGGCCAGTTTTTGCCAGAAATCGTAAAAAGCGTCGTCGCGGTTCAATACCGCGATGCCGTTTTCGCCCAAACTTTCGATGATTTCACCCTTGGTTTTGGCGACACCGTCGATGTTGCCGAAACCCTCGATATGCGCGGCGCCGACATTGGTGATGACGCTGACATCGGCCTGGGCATATCGGCTGGTATAGGCGATTTCGCCGGGATGATTGGCGCCCATTTCGATCACCGCGTAACGATGACTGGCGTCCAGTTTCATCAGTGTCAATGGCACGCCGATGTCGTTATTCAGATTGCCTTGGGTCGATAAGGTCGGGCCTTGGCTGGCGAAAATCGCCGCAATCATTTCCTTGACGGTGGTTTTGCCGTTGCTACCGGTGACGCCGGCTATCTTGACAGGCAATTGTCTGCGCCAGTATCCGGCCAGTTCCGCCAATGCCAGATGCGTGTCCGCAACAATAATCTGTGGCAGCGTGGATGAGTTGGCGCGTTCAAGCAGCAGCGCCGCGGCGCCGGCTTGTTCGGCTTTATCGCTAAAGTCGTGGCCGTCGAAATTCTTACCTTTAATCGCGATATACAAATCGCCAGGCTGCAAGGTGCGGGTGTCTATACCGGTCGCGCGGATTTCCCGGTCGTTACCGATCAATTTGCCGTTGATGGCCTGGGCGATCTCGCTGAGTTGCAGTTTCATGGTTTGCTCCACTCCGCCAGCGCTTGCCTGACGACAGCGCTATCGCTGAACGGCTGCTTCACGCCGCCGATTTCTTGATAGTCCTCGTGGCCCTTGCCGGCTATCACTACGCAATCGTCTGGGTTTGCTTGTCGTATCACTGTGTTTATGGCCGTGGCTCTGTCGTTAATTACCGTTATTTTTTGGCTTTGGCAGCCGCTCAAGATGTCATCAATAATTGCCGCCGACGCTTCGCTACGCGGATTGTCATCGGTGACGATGACCTGATCCGCCCAGGTCTCGGCAATCCGGCCCATTTCCGGACGTTTGCCTTTGTCGCGGTCGCCACCGCAACCGAACACGACTCTCAACTGGCTAGCACCTTTGACGGCTTTCAGCACTTTCTCCAGTGCGTCCGGGCTATGGGCATAATCCACGAATATCGTGGGTTTACCGCTGCCGCCGAATTTTTCCATACGCCCGGCGATAGCGCTCAAATTAGCCAGTTGTACGACGGCGGCTTCAAACTCGCTGCCGGTCGCCAGCAAGACGCAAAGCACCGCCAGTACGTTGTCCAGATTAAAGCCGCCGACCAGTGGCGTCGTGGCTCGGCATCTTTGCTCTCGCCAAACGGCGTCGAATTCGATGCCGGCGGCGCTGTGTTTTACCTGTTCGGCACTTACCGCTTCCTTAACATTCCCGCGTCTGCCGGTTGCGCTGTAAGTCCAGCATTGCACGTTGGCGAGCAGGGTTTTCAATACCTCCGCACTACTGGGATCGTCCAGATTGACCACGGCAAATTGCAAGCCCGGCGTTCTGAACAACGCCAATTTAGCTTGCAGATATTCGGCCATGCTGCCGTGATAGTCCAAATGGTCGCGGCTCAAATTGGTGAATACCGCGCCCTTGAACGCCACGGCGTTGACGCGGCCTTGTTGCAAACCGTGCGAGGATACTTCCATCGCTACTGTGCGTTTACCTTGCTTTACAAATTCATACAGCATTTGCTGGACTGCCAACGCGTCCGGCGTGGTATTGGCGGTGGCTTGCAAATTGCCGACATCGCCCCAGCCCAAGGTGCCGATTACGCCGCAAGCCGGCAAGGCCTGTGCGATTAGCTGGCTGCAGGTGGTCTTGCCGTTGGTGCCGGTCACGCCGATCACGTCCAGTATTTGCGACGGATTGCCGTAAAATTTTGCGGCAATTTCGCCGAGCTTTTGTGCTAAATCGGCTATCGCAAAATTTGCCACGCTCAATGCCTTAACGGTCTGAGCATCGACGCCGATCGGGTCGTAAATCACCGCTACCGCACCCTTGTCAATAGCTTGCTGCGCATGGTGGATGCCGTGCTGTATCGCGCCGTTCAAGGCAATAAATGCATCGCCGGCTTGAACCTGGCGGCTATCCAAACACAGGCCGCTGATATCCAGAACCGCCGGCATTTCTGTCTGCCCATTTAGTAATTCGGCGAGCTTCATTTCTTGCTCAACAATAAATGCATGTTGTCCATGCCATCCGGCTCAACACCGTAAACTCTTAATGCGCCCGCCATCACTCGGGAGAAGGCCGGTGCCGCTACCAGGCCGCCGTAATACTGGCCGGTGGTGGGCTCGTCGACCACTATCGCGATGATGAAACGCGGATTACTGGCCGGCGCCATGCCGACGAATACCGATAAATATTTGTCCTCGCTATAACCGCCAGCCCCGGCTTTTTTTACGGTGCCGGTCTTGCCGGCTACCCGATAACCCTCGACTCTGGCCTGATAGGCGGTGCCTTCCTTGGTGATCACATGTTCCAGCATTTCCCGGACCTTTCTAGCGGTCTCGGGTTTGAAAATCCGTTGGGCGTCGGGGTCTTCATCTCGCTTTAGTAAAGCCACGGAATGAATGATGCCGTCGTCTGCTAAGGCGGTATAAGCCCTGGCTAATTGTAAAATCGAGGTGGAAACCCCGTAGCCGAACGATAAAATCGCTTGGTCGAACTCGTGCCAGCCTTGGTAATCCAGCAGCGAGCCGCTGGCTTCGCCGGGAAAGCCGACGCCGGCGGAAGTGCCGAACCCCAGTTTGCTGTATATGCCCCAAAAATATTCCGGCGGCATGGTCATCGCAATTTGCGTGACCGCGATATTGCTGGACTTTTGCAACACATGGGTCAAGTCCATGGTGCCGTAGTTATGCACGTCCTTCACCACGTTACGGCCCAGGTGATAGACGCCATGGGTTTCTATCGTCACGTTAGGCGAGATATAACCGCCATCCAATGCCGCAGCCACCACAAACGGTTTGACTGTCGAACCCGGCTCGAAGCTGTCGACCATGGCCCGGTTGCGGTAACGATTGCTGCTTAACTCTTTCCGGTTATTGGGGTTAAACGCCGGTTGGCTGACCGTTGCCAATACATCGCCGTTTTTTGCGTCCAATACCACCAACGATGCCGAATGCGCTTTGTATTGCATCACGGCATTCTGTAATTCCCGGTAAGCCAAATATTGCAGACGCTCATCGATGGTTAACACCAGGTCGCGGCCGGGGATGGCTTCTTCAATATTTTCCACGTCCTTAATGATCTGGCCCCTGCCGTCCTTGATTACCCGTTTTTTGCCGGGCTGGCCTCTCAGAATGTGTTCATAGCCGTGTTCGATGCCTTCCTGGCCGACATCGTCGATATTGGTAAAACCCAGCAAATGACCGGACACCGCGCCGGCCGGGTAATAGCGTTTGAATTCCCGTTCGAAATACACGCCGGTAATTTCCAGAGCTTTGACCTTTTCGGCTATATCCGGGTTGATCTGTCTGCGCAAATACACGAAACGCTTGTTGGCGTCTTTTTCCTTTTTCAATAGCGAACGCAGTTCCTTTTCCGGAAAGCCGAGGATTTTCGCCATCGGCGTCAGCTTGTCCTGTTCGCTATCTTTCAGTTGGCGCGGGTTGACCCAAATCGATTGTACCGGGGTGCTGATTGCCAGCGGTTCGCCGTTTCGGTCCTGGATCTGGCCGCGGTAAGCCGATACCGAAACCACGCCCACATGCTGCATGTCGCCTTTATCCTGCAAGAATTCCTTGTTGAGAATTTGCAAATAGGTCGCCCGGCCAACCAGGGCCAGCATGGCCAGCAGCATCACCGAAAGCAGTAGCTTACGCCGGATCACAAAATCTGTACTGGGGCGCGGCGCATGGGCCGTTCCGATGGAAATTCGCATTTACGGCTTGATGTAGATGATTTTGTCTTGTGCCGGCAAGGTCAGCATCAAGCGTGTTCTCGCCTCGATTTCAACCCGGTTTTCTTCGGTTAGCGTGGTTAATTCCAGTTGCAACCGACCCCATTCCACTTCGTAATCGTCGAGTTCTTTTTCTTTTTTCTGAATTTCGATAAACAGCAGGCGCGATTGGTATTTGCTGTAAATGACGGCTATTCCCGAAATCATCAGCATTGCGACTAGCAGTGTCAGCAGGATGTTTCTTGCAATCGCCATTAACGTTTCTCCGCGACTCGCATTACCGCGCTACGTGCACGAGGATTTTGTTGCAGCTCCCGTGCCTGTGCGCGTATCGATTTACCTATTTTCCTTAGCTGGCCTTGTTCTATGTCCTGTTCTTTAATCGGCAATTTGCCGGGATTGGTTTTCGGGCCGGCTTGGTCTCTGATAAAACGTTTGACGATGCGGTCTTCCAGAGAATGGAAGGCGATTACGACTAAACGTCCGCCCGGTGCCAATACGTCGGCTGCTTGTTTCAATCCGGTTTTTATTTGTTCAAGTTCCTGGTTGATCTCTATCCTGATCGCCTGAAAGCTGCGGGTGGCAGGATGTTTGTGCTTGTCGCGAAACGGCACGCTGTTTTCTATCAATTTGGCTAACTGTAAGGTTGTTTGCAGTGGTTGTTGCTGACGCTGATTGACCACGGCCTTGGCAATTCGTCTGGCAAAGCGTTCTTCGCCGTATTCAAACAGCACGCGAACCAATTCCTGTTCGTCGACGCGCGCCAGATATTCGGCTGCCGACAGGCCGTTTTCGCTGTCCATGCGCATGTCCAGCGGGCCGTCGCGCAAAAAACTGAAACCACGTTCTGCCGTGTCCAGCTGCGGCGAAGATACGCCCAAGTCCATCAGGATGCCGTCGACCTTGCTAAGGTAACCGTGCTGTTCGATCACGGCGGTCAGTTCAGCGAAGCTGGCGTGATGCAAGCTAAATCGGCTATCTTCAAGCATCTGCTTGGCTTGGCAACTATTGATGGCATCAATGTCTCTGTCGAGTGCCAGTAGCCTGCCGGAGTCGTTCAGTAAGTTCAGGATGCCGCTGCTATGTCCGCCGCGCCCGAAGGTGCAGTCCAGATAAATGCCGTCTGGTTTTATGTTGAGTTGCTGTAAAGCCTCGTCATACAAAACCGTTTGATGGGCGGTCATCTCCGTTAAAACGACAGCGAGCCAAGTTCTTCAAGGCCCTCTGTATCGTTACCGTCCATCCATTCCCGTTCTTTGGCCTTCCAGGCGGCTTCGTTCCATATTTCAAATTTATTCAGTTGTCCCACCAGCATGATGTGCTTCTCCATGCCGGCAAACTCCCGTAAGGTTTCCGGCAGTAATAGGCGGCCTTGGCTGTCCATTTCGCATTCGGAGGCGTTGCCGATCACAAAACGCCGCAGCTTGCCGGCCATCTTGTTTAATGTCGGTAATTTGCTGATGGTCTGTTCGAGTTTTTCCCATTCCGGCAAAGGGTATAGCCACAGACAACCCGGCTCGCCAATGCATTTGTCGTCAACGGCAACAGTCACAATCATTTGGCGGTCGCAGCACTCCTGTAACTCCTCCCGATAGCGGGTAGGAATCGCAACGCGCCCTTTCGCATCCAAACTGATTGAACTTATGCCTCGAAACAAGATGAACCTCAAAAATTCCAAAAAAATCCATTTCTAACCACTTTATACCACTTTGGCACCACTATAGTTTTCAAAAGGTGCTTAGTCAAGAGGCATTTAAATTAAATTCTTTCTTTTTCTACAAGGACTTACGCTGGGTTTGAGGTTGGTAGGGGGAGGGGGTGGGGGTTTTGAGTAAAAGTGATTTTTATCAAAAAGTTAATGATCATTTTTGATGTGAATTGCGATTACTTGAGTCTAATGCTTATTTATTGCAGGTAATTTTCTGCAAAAAGGCTTGGGAGCTTGGTGGGATTGCTGAGTGAAATCGGCAAAAAATCAAAATTAGGGGAAGACGACTGGGGAGATGGATTTGCTTAGGCTAATGCCGGAGAGCTTAAGTTGAATTTAGTTATGCTCCGATTTTTGGTCGCGCGCTAATAAATTTTGGACGGCTTGTTTGGGCGGGAGATTGTTGAATAAGACGTTGTAGACCTGTTCTGTAATCGGCATTTCGACGCCGTGCTTTTGCGAAAGTCGGTAAGTCTCCCTGGCTGCCGATATGCCTTCGACCTCCTGATCGATTTCTCTCAAGGCTTGCTGCTGGTTTTTGCCTTGTCCCAGCGCCAAGCCGAACCGGCGGTTTCTGGATTGATTGTCCGTGCAGGTCAAAATAAGGTCGCCGAGTCCGGCTAAGCCCATAAAGGTATCGGGTTGGCCGCCCAGTTTAATGCCTAGTCGCATGACTTCGGTTAGGCCGCGAGTGATCAGTGCGGCTCGGGTATTGGCGCCAAAACCGAGGCCGTCGGCAATACCCGCGGCTATGGCGAGCACGTTTTTGCTGGCGCCGCCTATTTGTACGCCAATCATGTCGCTGCTGGTGTAGATTCTGAAGCGCTGGTTATGGAGTCTTTCGCTGAGTTGCGCGGCGAAGCTATCGGAAGCGGAGGCAATGGTCAGTGCGGTAGGCAGGTCGGCGGCAACTTCTTGCGCAAAAGTCGGCCCCGACAGTACGGCGCATTCTATGTCCGCGCCTAGTATTTGCGTGGCTACGTCGCTTAACAAAGCGCCGTCTTGGCAGTCGAAGCCTTTTGTGGCCCAAGCGATTTTCGGTTTGCCGTTAAGCAAGGGTTTGATTTGCGACAGCGTATCTCTAAAGGCGTGGCTGGGGACGGATATTAGCAATACCGAACTGAAAGCCACGGCTTCCTGGAGGTTGTCGGTCAATTGCAGATTGCTAGGAAAGCGGATCCCCGGCAAATAGCGGCTGTTTTCGCCTGTTTGCTTTAATATGGACAGATGCTTGGGGTTATAGCTCCACAATAGCGTGTCGCAGCCATTTCTGGCTGCTTGAATCGCTAGGGCGGTTCCCCATGAGCCGGCGCCGAGGATGCTGATTGATAGCGGCATCCAGCTTAGTTTAAGGTCTTTGCTTCAGGCTCTTGTTGAGCTTGTGCCTGTTGTAAGTGTTGCATGTACAGGGCGTCGAAATTGACGGGGGCCAAAATCAATTGTGGAAAGCCGCCTTTGTTGACCAAGTCAGAAATCACTTCTCTAGCGTATGGAAATAGGATGTTGGGGCAAAAGCTGCCGAGCATCGGTCCCATTTCTTGTTCGGTGAAGCCTGCAATCAAAAAAATGCCGGATTGGTTAACTTCGACCAGGTAAGCGGTGCTGTCGCCGACTTTGACGGTGACAGTCAATGTCAACGAAACTTCATACATCGAATTTTCGATGGGTTCGACATGGGTGCCGAGGTTGAGGTCCAACGCAGGTTCCCATTTTTGGGTGAATATCTTTGGAGCATTGGGGGTTTCAAAAGAAATGTCTTTGGTGTAAATCTTTTGAATCGCGAATTGCTTTTCGCTAGATGCGTTGATTTCGGCCATGATGATGTGTTGTGGTTGGGTTGATTAATCTTTGTTTTTGCTACTGATCTTTATCGGGAGTTTGTTATCTTCCCAGGATTGCATGCCGCCCGTCATATTGAAGACATGCTCAAAACCGGCTTTAGTAAGGGTTTTGCATGCCGCGACCGAGCGGGCACCGGTTTGGCAGGTGACGATCACCGGGTGGGTTTTATGTTTTTCCAGTGAGCCTAATTGTTCTTCTACTTTGCTTAAAGGGACGTTGATGGCGTTTTCGATATGGCTCTTGATAAATTCGTTTGATTCTCTGACATCGATTACAACGACGTCGTCGCTGTTCATTTTAGTAACGGCAATTAGCGGAGAAATACTTTCATATTTATTAAATGAATTGGCGAATAAATCCTGGATCAGCAGGAAAATGACGCATACCAGCGAAAATGCCAGTAAATAATGGTTGGTAACAAATTCGATATATTGATCCATCGCTGAGATTTATTTGGGTGGTTTTGGAAAAACGGTTTAAGTGCCGCAGAAAACGCTGCGCATCATTTGAATCAGGTGTATCACGCGTTCGTCGTCGATATAGTAATAAACCCGGTTGGCTTCTTTTTTGTAGTCCAGGATGCCTTTGTCTCGCAATATTGCTAAGTGTTGGGAGATATTGCTTTGGCTGGTGCCCACCTGCTCGACGATATCCTGTACGCTGATCGAGTTATTGCCGAGCACGCAAAGAATTTTCAGCCGCAAGGGATGCGACATCGCTTTCAAACAGCGCGCGGCACGATTAATATCGGTGTCGTCATAGAGGATGTTATCGTTTTGGTCTTCCATTTAATAACGATGATCTGGGCAAAAGTTAAGAACCGCGAGCGAACAATGGCACTTTTCGAACTATGACGACATGCCTGTGCTGGTATAATGCCGCTATGGTGTAAGTGGGCTAAATTGCTTGCACTGACGCAATAAAAGGTGAGCAAATCTAACAGAGTGGGCATTATTGTTCAATACCCCCGGTTTAGCGGCTTGGAAAAAATAGCTGGGCGGTAGCTGGAATGCCTCGACGACGGCGCTTGGCGTTTACCGAATTACCGACCTACAAAACTAATGTTTGGAGTTTATAACTGATGGCCAACCGAGCTAAGTCGTTGCTGTACAGTGACAGTTTCGCTCGAAATTCGCTCGCGGATGCTTATCGGTGCAACGAAGCCGGCCAAACACGTGCCATTAATCCGGTTTCACTGGTTTATATCAGGGATAACAAAAAGCTAGTCGACGCTGGCAGCCTGTCCAGTGTGGCGCTGACCAGGCTGGATATTTTAGGAGGGCCGCAACCGACGGAAATGACAGGGCCATCCCTGCTGGGCGTCTGACCGATGCGCGTTGCCCGTTACTTATTGTTGGTTTGTATTGGGGGTGGCTGGCTTTTGCCCACATTAGCCGACCCCGGAAAGACCCGCAGCTTGGCCGATGTGCAATCGCAAATTCAGCAAGTCGGTGGCGACGTTAAAAGCCTGGAGGCGGAAAAGTCCAGGTTGCTCGAACAGTTGCAAAAGCTGGAACGGCAATATGGCGAATTAGCCAACAGCTTGCGCGCAATCAAATCGGAAATCAAACAGCAAGAATTGGCGTTGCAGGAGCTGCGTAACAAAAGTGCGGCCACTCAAAAGGATATGCGCGGACAGGAGAAAGAGCTTGAAGGCTTGATTAAATCGGCATATGCGATGGGTGGCGACAAGGAGGGGTTGAAAGTCATCCTGAATCAGCGTAATCCGGCGGTCTCCAGTCGGATGCTGGTTTATTACGATTATATCAGTAAGGCTAGATTGCAAAAGTTACAGGCCATGGCCGACGATTTTAAAATTTTGCGGCAGCTCGAGGCGCAAAAAGATACCGAAACTCAGCTGTTGCAGGTGTCGCTTGCTAAGAAGCAACAGGAAACCGATGCGATGCAGGCGCTGAAAAGTCAGCGAGAAATGCTGTTGGCTCGCATCGAGCAAGACTATTCATCGAAAAGCGATCAATTGGCTGGCTTGATCAACGACGAGAAAAAATTGCAGGCCTTGGTAGCATCATTACAGAAAACTGATGATAATGGAGGCCACGAACCTGTCGCCGAGCCGGAGCAAGTGCTTGAAAAGCACGAGAAGCGAGCGCTGCAGTCCGAATCATCCAAGAAAAAGTCCGAAGTCAATCTGGTTCGCGAGCCGGTAGGCCTCTCTTTTGCCGAGTTGCAGGGCCAGCTGCCTTGGCCGGTGCAAGGTGCTGTTACCGAGCGTTTTGGCAGTCGCCGTTACGAAACGACCTGGGACGGCGTGGTGATCAGCGCCCGTGAAGGTGCCGATATTCATGC harbors:
- a CDS encoding rhodanese-like domain-containing protein — protein: MDQYIEFVTNHYLLAFSLVCVIFLLIQDLFANSFNKYESISPLIAVTKMNSDDVVVIDVRESNEFIKSHIENAINVPLSKVEEQLGSLEKHKTHPVIVTCQTGARSVAACKTLTKAGFEHVFNMTGGMQSWEDNKLPIKISSKNKD
- a CDS encoding ArsR/SmtB family transcription factor; translated protein: MEDQNDNILYDDTDINRAARCLKAMSHPLRLKILCVLGNNSISVQDIVEQVGTSQSNISQHLAILRDKGILDYKKEANRVYYYIDDERVIHLIQMMRSVFCGT
- a CDS encoding NAD(P)H-dependent glycerol-3-phosphate dehydrogenase translates to MPLSISILGAGSWGTALAIQAARNGCDTLLWSYNPKHLSILKQTGENSRYLPGIRFPSNLQLTDNLQEAVAFSSVLLISVPSHAFRDTLSQIKPLLNGKPKIAWATKGFDCQDGALLSDVATQILGADIECAVLSGPTFAQEVAADLPTALTIASASDSFAAQLSERLHNQRFRIYTSSDMIGVQIGGASKNVLAIAAGIADGLGFGANTRAALITRGLTEVMRLGIKLGGQPDTFMGLAGLGDLILTCTDNQSRNRRFGLALGQGKNQQQALREIDQEVEGISAARETYRLSQKHGVEMPITEQVYNVLFNNLPPKQAVQNLLARDQKSEHN
- the secB gene encoding protein-export chaperone SecB; the encoded protein is MAEINASSEKQFAIQKIYTKDISFETPNAPKIFTQKWEPALDLNLGTHVEPIENSMYEVSLTLTVTVKVGDSTAYLVEVNQSGIFLIAGFTEQEMGPMLGSFCPNILFPYAREVISDLVNKGGFPQLILAPVNFDALYMQHLQQAQAQQEPEAKTLN
- a CDS encoding murein hydrolase activator EnvC family protein, which encodes MPTLADPGKTRSLADVQSQIQQVGGDVKSLEAEKSRLLEQLQKLERQYGELANSLRAIKSEIKQQELALQELRNKSAATQKDMRGQEKELEGLIKSAYAMGGDKEGLKVILNQRNPAVSSRMLVYYDYISKARLQKLQAMADDFKILRQLEAQKDTETQLLQVSLAKKQQETDAMQALKSQREMLLARIEQDYSSKSDQLAGLINDEKKLQALVASLQKTDDNGGHEPVAEPEQVLEKHEKRALQSESSKKKSEVNLVREPVGLSFAELQGQLPWPVQGAVTERFGSRRYETTWDGVVISAREGADIHAVTAGRVVYADWLRGYGLMIIVDHGKGYMSLYAFNQSLHKSVGEHVRAGETLASVGRSGGRADAALYFGIRKKGRPVDPAQWCRKPAKG